From the Bacillus sp. FJAT-22090 genome, the window TATGATGAAGAGTATTATAGAAAAAAGTTGGGGGATAGAAAATGTTGATAAAAGAACAAGCAGAGTTGTTAAGCAAAGATGGATTTTACATGAGTACAGATAAAAGTTTGTTGGATGTGGAAGTCATCTATAATTTTCTTAGTAAAGAATCTTATTGGCTTGAAGGTACCTCAAAAGCTTTGGTTATAGCATCTATCGAAAATTCAACTATTTGTTATGGTATTTACGATGGAGATCCTACTAAGGGGACACCAAAGCAAATAGGTTTTGCCCGTGTTCTATCTGACCTTGTTAGATATTCTTGGCTGGCGGATGTGTTCATACTTCCTGAATTTAGAGGAAAGGGTCTAAGTAAATGGTTGATGACCGTTATCACGGAGAATCCAAAATTAAAAGGAACTAATTTTCACTTAGGAACTAGAGATGCTCATTCCTTGTATGCACAATTTGGTTTTAAGCCTTTAGAGCGAACTGAAAACAGTATGGCAAGACCACTTAATTGGGATGTTATAAATTCAATATATAAGGTAGAAAAATAATAAAAAAAGAAGTAACTGTACCGCATGTCTAATTACAGCGGAGGGGTTACTTCTTTTTATGTGCTAATTCATATTTTATGCGCATTTTCCAAGTGCTGAAGTTTGAAACTAAATAATAAATACTTAAGTAAATCAAACTAAAACTAGTTACTTCTACTAAAAAACGAAGTATGGTGAGCATACTGAAATTGTCCATTAATTTATACTGAAAAAAATTCATTTTAAAAATTGTATTATCTGCAATTATCATAGTAAGGATGTAAGAAAAAAATGCTTTCCAAAATGTCATCTATCCACCTCCGTAGTAGGTATTTATTATCTCACATTTCCGAATATTATGCGATTATAATAGTTAAGCATAGATGCAAGACATTTTAACGGCTTCTTATATAATTAAGGTAGATTTTCTAATGGAAAGGAATCCGAATAAGATGCAGCTTGTTATAACTTTTAGTATTTTAGCGATTAGTATCGTTTTATTTATTAGTAATCGAGTACGTGCAGATTTAGTAGCACTGCTGGCATTATTAGCATTTGTCATAACCGGCGTTTTGGAACCAACAGAAGCCCTTGCCGGTTTTTCTAATTCGGTTGTTATTATGATTGCTGGATTGTTTGTAGTTGGGGCAGGGCTGCTAAGTACAGGTCTTGCGCATACAGCTGGAAACTTGCTACTAAGATTGTCGGGGAAAAGTGAAAAAAAGTTATTCGTATTATTACTAATCATTACAGGTAGCGTTGGGGCGTTCATGAGTAATACAGGAACGGTTGCTTTAATGCTTCCGATTGTTATTAGTATTGCAATTAGTATTAATAGCAGTCCTTCC encodes:
- a CDS encoding GNAT family N-acetyltransferase; its protein translation is MLIKEQAELLSKDGFYMSTDKSLLDVEVIYNFLSKESYWLEGTSKALVIASIENSTICYGIYDGDPTKGTPKQIGFARVLSDLVRYSWLADVFILPEFRGKGLSKWLMTVITENPKLKGTNFHLGTRDAHSLYAQFGFKPLERTENSMARPLNWDVINSIYKVEK